The nucleotide sequence GATCGCTCGCTTCCCCCAAATTTTGGTTCGATCGGACAAGTTCAGGCGAAGAAGCTGATCACGCCCAGCGTATCTTCGGTCCCGACCCAGCCTTCATAGATCATGCGCAGCGCGACAAAGACGATCACCGCCAGCCCGAAATAGGCGATCCAGCGATAGCGATCGATCAACCGGGCGATAAAGTTCGCGGCCAGACCCATCAACGCTACCGACAGCAGCAGCCCGACGACCAGAATGCCGGGATGCTCGCGCGCAGCCCCTGCAACGGCCAGCACATTGTCGAGGCTCATCGACACATCGGCCACCGCCACGGCCCAGGCGGCCCCGGCAAAGCTCTTGGCAGAGCGCAGGCCCGAATCCTCGTCACCGGCGATTTCGGGTGAGCCCTCGCTATGGCCGCCCGAGCGGATTTCGCGCCAGAACTTCCAGCTGACCCACAGCAGCAGCAGGCCGCCGGCAAAGATCAGGCCGACAACGCCCATCAACCAGCTGACGATCAGCGCAAAGGCGATACGCAGCACCAGCGCAGCGCCGATACCGATCAGGATGACCTTGCGCCGCTGATCCGCGGGAAGGCCGGCGGCCAGCGCGCCGACGACGATCGCATTGTCGCCCGCCAGCACCAGGTCGATCATCAGCACCGACCCGAACGCCGCAAGCGCCGCCGGTTCGGTGATGTTCGAAAAGTCGGCAAGAATATGCTGCCAGATTTCGGCCGGCGATCCGATGCCGCCCGTTGCCGCGGCGGCGCTGTAGATAAGATCGAGCATGGATAGTTCCTAGACAGCGAAACGGCGCGAGCATAGCCCGCGCCGCTGGTTCGGACGGTGGACGTTCGGCTGTCGCCGGAACGCCCCGCC is from Sphingomonas sp. IW22 and encodes:
- a CDS encoding TerC family protein, producing the protein MLDLIYSAAAATGGIGSPAEIWQHILADFSNITEPAALAAFGSVLMIDLVLAGDNAIVVGALAAGLPADQRRKVILIGIGAALVLRIAFALIVSWLMGVVGLIFAGGLLLLWVSWKFWREIRSGGHSEGSPEIAGDEDSGLRSAKSFAGAAWAVAVADVSMSLDNVLAVAGAAREHPGILVVGLLLSVALMGLAANFIARLIDRYRWIAYFGLAVIVFVALRMIYEGWVGTEDTLGVISFFA